A region of Fibrobacter succinogenes subsp. succinogenes S85 DNA encodes the following proteins:
- a CDS encoding SIMPL domain-containing protein (The SIMPL domain is named for its presence in mouse protein SIMPL (signalling molecule that associates with mouse pelle-like kinase). Bacterial member BP26, from Brucella, was shown to assemble into a channel-like structure, while YggE from E. coli has been associated with resistance to oxidative stress.) has translation MQNKISYIVIIVLAFVCLILSMKLGQQSDVAEMRKNSAVSGSSEFAEGNKSSVPKVAVFARESKKFAADEYVLSVELSMVGTDKKVLYRKMGEKRNRLFEILKSVGISESNVEQSSIELSKEWDYDYQYANPGKRSFLGFSSSQKFKVHVGTKQLKKDFIQLLSAEPDFEIKRSEPQLKDMAALQAKVVKNVCDKALAKAENYAQGAGGKLGKILMANGNVDQDRYWWFEKADSVEIEARLSLEMELLSNEKAESSNEPVVLFVHNNEERKYAADEFEANFTLEIVGTNKKSLYELMEKRRVSILERLDSLDVPRTDVDDFDIKLQKNRTRPMAKVRSLGEFGGYSASKCFKVYVKSMDVASALVNVLAQERDVEFSGVTPKLKNRDSLTAEIEILTSQKAMEKAEAFAAGLGMKVGKIVDVDDGMVSREYWNEYRGKLAPKSYGGGIVLGNDMPPPSRAIADSVTVGARINYVVELQ, from the coding sequence ATGCAGAACAAGATTTCGTACATCGTCATCATTGTGCTTGCGTTTGTATGCCTGATTCTTTCGATGAAACTCGGGCAGCAAAGCGATGTGGCGGAAATGCGAAAAAATTCGGCGGTATCGGGTTCTTCGGAGTTTGCCGAAGGAAATAAATCTTCGGTGCCGAAGGTTGCTGTTTTTGCTAGGGAGTCGAAAAAGTTTGCTGCTGACGAGTATGTTCTGTCGGTTGAACTTTCCATGGTTGGTACCGATAAAAAAGTTCTTTATCGTAAGATGGGTGAAAAACGAAATCGCTTGTTTGAAATCCTGAAGTCTGTTGGCATTTCTGAATCGAATGTGGAACAATCTAGTATTGAGCTTTCCAAGGAATGGGATTATGATTATCAGTATGCAAATCCGGGGAAGCGTTCGTTTCTTGGTTTTAGTTCAAGTCAAAAATTTAAGGTTCACGTAGGGACAAAGCAGTTGAAAAAAGATTTTATACAGCTTCTTTCGGCAGAGCCTGATTTTGAAATCAAAAGATCGGAACCTCAGTTAAAGGATATGGCCGCTTTGCAGGCTAAAGTCGTCAAGAATGTGTGTGACAAAGCGCTTGCGAAGGCTGAAAATTATGCACAAGGTGCTGGCGGCAAACTAGGAAAAATCTTGATGGCGAATGGAAATGTGGACCAGGATCGTTATTGGTGGTTCGAAAAAGCTGATTCCGTAGAGATTGAAGCTAGGTTGAGTCTTGAAATGGAGTTGCTTTCCAATGAAAAGGCCGAATCTTCTAATGAACCTGTAGTGCTTTTCGTTCACAATAATGAAGAACGCAAGTACGCCGCTGATGAATTTGAAGCAAATTTTACTCTTGAAATAGTTGGTACAAATAAAAAAAGTTTGTATGAGTTGATGGAAAAACGTAGAGTCTCTATTCTTGAACGTTTGGATTCCTTAGATGTTCCGCGAACCGACGTTGATGATTTTGATATAAAACTCCAAAAGAATAGAACAAGACCGATGGCAAAAGTACGTTCATTGGGCGAATTTGGTGGGTACTCGGCTTCCAAATGCTTTAAGGTTTATGTAAAATCTATGGACGTTGCTAGTGCGCTAGTGAATGTGCTTGCTCAGGAACGAGATGTCGAGTTCTCTGGTGTTACGCCGAAACTCAAAAATAGGGATTCGTTGACTGCGGAAATTGAAATTTTGACAAGCCAAAAGGCGATGGAAAAAGCGGAAGCTTTTGCTGCTGGGCTTGGCATGAAAGTTGGCAAGATCGTTGATGTTGATGATGGAATGGTATCACGGGAATATTGGAATGAATATCGGGGAAAGTTAGCTCCAAAGTCTTATGGCGGGGGCATTGTGCTTGGTAACGACATGCCTCCTCCATCTAGAGCAATCGCAGATTCCGTCACGGTCGGTGCTAGGATTAATTACGTCGTCGAACTCCAGTAA
- a CDS encoding SIMPL domain-containing protein, translating into MISKLLNIIYLVLLIVCVCVLIRVVKAEPAAVPVAASNGAVAFEVPRIEVSASETKKFAADKFEMGFSLEIRGKDKESVSKRLAERRSVIFENVKSLEIPQSNVEQNSVEIHKEWSYRNSKRELVGYVATQSFVITVNRKIDAAALVQALSSEPDVEIQRTSAQLKDVDAVQSTVIKAAGKKATAKANDYAEGVGAKLGRVLQINGEGGGIIYNQYNRVYRAKGVMLAANAMMDGAAAPDETAIADSVEVSASVRVVYELK; encoded by the coding sequence ATGATCTCAAAATTGCTCAATATCATCTATCTCGTACTGCTAATCGTCTGCGTGTGCGTTCTCATCCGCGTCGTGAAGGCGGAACCGGCTGCTGTTCCTGTGGCTGCATCTAACGGAGCGGTTGCATTCGAAGTCCCGCGCATCGAAGTTTCGGCTTCTGAAACCAAGAAATTTGCCGCCGACAAGTTCGAAATGGGTTTTAGCCTCGAAATCCGCGGCAAGGACAAGGAATCGGTTTCCAAGCGCTTGGCAGAACGTCGTTCCGTGATCTTCGAGAATGTGAAATCGCTTGAAATTCCGCAGTCCAACGTGGAACAGAACAGCGTTGAAATTCACAAGGAATGGTCTTATCGCAATAGCAAGCGTGAACTCGTCGGTTACGTGGCCACGCAGAGCTTTGTGATTACGGTGAACCGTAAGATTGATGCCGCCGCTCTCGTGCAGGCGCTTTCTTCGGAACCGGATGTCGAAATCCAGCGCACGTCCGCCCAGCTCAAGGATGTCGATGCGGTGCAGTCTACGGTCATCAAGGCGGCGGGTAAAAAGGCAACGGCCAAGGCTAATGACTATGCCGAAGGCGTTGGTGCAAAGCTCGGTCGCGTTCTTCAAATCAATGGCGAAGGCGGCGGAATCATCTACAACCAGTACAATCGTGTCTACCGTGCCAAGGGCGTCATGCTTGCGGCTAATGCCATGATGGACGGTGCCGCCGCTCCCGACGAAACCGCAATTGCCGACTCCGTCGAGGTAAGCGCTTCTGTCCGCGTCGTTTATGAACTAAAGTAG
- a CDS encoding NAD(P)H-dependent oxidoreductase: protein MNNQITILLSHPNISNSMFNKHLVDINRKNPNFVFHHLDKNRVNGYFDLEAEKKLLRESKAIVWQFPIYWYNSPSSLRDWQDQIMSPIVYSADNFLKGMPVRVVFTAGAAAEHYTHEGLNRYTAEEMLIPFEMTANAAGMKWFKPLGFYGCSPDMTKAALEKAAKEYEESLLELL, encoded by the coding sequence ATGAACAATCAAATCACAATTCTTCTATCGCATCCGAACATTTCTAACTCCATGTTCAACAAACACTTAGTGGATATCAACAGAAAAAATCCCAATTTTGTGTTTCACCACCTTGACAAAAACCGAGTTAATGGCTACTTCGACCTGGAGGCCGAAAAAAAATTGTTGAGGGAGTCCAAGGCGATCGTTTGGCAGTTCCCTATATATTGGTACAACTCCCCCTCGAGCTTGCGCGACTGGCAAGACCAAATTATGAGCCCGATTGTCTACAGCGCGGACAACTTCTTGAAGGGAATGCCCGTACGCGTTGTATTTACAGCAGGCGCAGCCGCAGAACACTACACCCACGAAGGTCTCAACCGCTACACCGCCGAAGAAATGCTCATCCCGTTCGAAATGACCGCGAACGCCGCCGGCATGAAATGGTTTAAGCCGCTTGGATTCTACGGATGCAGCCCGGATATGACAAAAGCCGCCCTCGAAAAGGCGGCCAAGGAATATGAAGAAAGTCTGTTAGAACTACTTTAG
- the nrdD gene encoding anaerobic ribonucleoside-triphosphate reductase, whose product MSEKELSQYGEGVGFERIRRITGYLVGTVDRFNNAKRAEVNDRVKHGV is encoded by the coding sequence ATGTCAGAAAAAGAACTCTCTCAGTATGGTGAAGGTGTTGGATTCGAACGTATCCGCCGCATTACGGGTTACCTCGTCGGTACAGTTGACCGTTTCAACAATGCCAAGCGCGCTGAAGTCAACGATCGCGTAAAGCACGGCGTATAA
- the nrdG gene encoding anaerobic ribonucleoside-triphosphate reductase activating protein → MDEYPPLRIAGIEPESFVDGPGIRLTVFTQGCHHNCPGCQNPQTHDFEGGHFIEREAIITMIKENPLLDGVTFSGGDPMDQAAALIPLAREIKERGLNLVIFTGYTYEQLMKLTPEKPELFELLTFADILIDGPFVMAKKSLDIKFRGSWNQRIIDVQKSLVEGHVVIHQIQLDEMAEHPDREYNT, encoded by the coding sequence ATGGATGAATATCCTCCACTGCGGATTGCAGGGATTGAGCCCGAATCATTCGTGGACGGTCCCGGAATCCGCTTGACTGTGTTTACTCAGGGCTGTCACCACAACTGCCCGGGTTGCCAGAATCCGCAGACTCATGATTTTGAGGGCGGACACTTTATCGAGCGCGAAGCGATCATCACAATGATCAAGGAAAATCCGCTGCTCGATGGCGTGACGTTTAGCGGAGGCGATCCGATGGACCAGGCGGCGGCACTTATTCCGCTTGCCCGCGAAATCAAGGAACGCGGTCTCAATCTCGTGATTTTTACGGGATACACGTACGAACAGCTGATGAAGCTTACGCCCGAAAAGCCGGAGCTTTTTGAACTGCTCACGTTTGCGGACATCCTCATCGACGGTCCGTTTGTCATGGCGAAGAAGTCCCTGGACATTAAGTTCAGAGGTTCCTGGAACCAGCGCATTATCGATGTGCAAAAGAGCCTTGTCGAAGGCCATGTGGTCATCCACCAGATTCAACTGGACGAGATGGCGGAACACCCCGACAGGGAATACAATACGTAA
- a CDS encoding COG2958 family protein, whose amino-acid sequence MTYTFLKLAEEVLEEAKKRENIQALSHVEIWEKAEKYGIQNKCSSSGKTPWQSICAQIYVDMKDNAKTIFAKIGTRPVRFALKKYVENGVKITDIEQKIKQPKTIFSERDLHPLLTKFVYSNSHFHCYAKTIYHETSAKHKIGRNHWLHPDLMAVYFPFDSYQTGTLDIIKSFYESKMKLFSFEMKKEITSSTLREYYFQAVSNSSWANEGYLVALKFDQDDDFREEMQRLNNSFGIGFIQLDAMNVEQSSVLIPAKIHEQIDWDFLDRLIEENPDVKNFVDSINGDVLLQKVKNKNEYDEIFDNSKMEKWIKDKGIE is encoded by the coding sequence ATGACATATACATTTTTGAAGCTTGCTGAAGAAGTTCTTGAAGAAGCCAAAAAGCGCGAGAACATCCAAGCACTTTCCCATGTGGAAATATGGGAAAAGGCTGAAAAATATGGAATTCAAAACAAGTGTAGTTCCTCTGGTAAAACGCCTTGGCAATCCATCTGCGCTCAAATATATGTGGATATGAAGGATAACGCTAAAACTATTTTTGCAAAAATTGGTACGCGGCCTGTGCGTTTTGCTCTTAAGAAATATGTTGAAAATGGTGTAAAGATTACTGACATAGAACAAAAAATAAAACAGCCTAAGACAATATTTTCGGAACGGGATTTACATCCGCTTTTGACGAAGTTTGTTTATTCGAATTCGCATTTTCATTGTTATGCAAAGACTATTTATCATGAGACTTCAGCCAAACATAAGATTGGGCGAAATCATTGGTTACATCCGGATTTGATGGCCGTCTATTTCCCGTTTGATTCGTATCAAACAGGAACACTGGATATAATTAAGTCTTTTTATGAGTCAAAAATGAAATTGTTCTCATTTGAGATGAAAAAAGAAATCACTAGCTCGACTCTTCGTGAGTATTATTTCCAAGCAGTTTCTAATTCTAGTTGGGCTAACGAAGGCTATTTGGTCGCTTTGAAATTTGATCAAGATGATGATTTTCGTGAAGAAATGCAACGCCTTAACAATTCTTTCGGCATAGGCTTTATCCAACTCGACGCAATGAATGTGGAACAAAGTAGTGTTCTAATTCCTGCTAAAATCCATGAACAAATTGATTGGGATTTTCTTGATCGTCTTATTGAGGAAAATCCTGATGTCAAGAATTTCGTCGACTCCATTAATGGGGATGTTCTGCTTCAAAAGGTAAAGAATAAGAACGAATATGATGAAATCTTCGATAACTCCAAGATGGAAAAGTGGATTAAGGACAAGGGAATTGAATAG
- a CDS encoding GDSL-type esterase/lipase family protein, translating to MFGKIVLAAAMVSSAIVVPAFAAGKVACVGNSITYGYGIESWPDQTSYPHHLQGMLRENAPSDTVENFGVSGLTVRKDDQASYWKGYRFAPAIEFAADTVIIELGTNDSKSYTTWNTPAQDAAVDSAITADFEALIDTFQVKSKPHVFICLAPYVNNIEWNILDTAVVKRVNPAILRAGLEKGVNVIDLHSRFSALENPSWYLEDMVHPSVEGAKHLAEIVYAHLQMDTLHVTQDGSTLKAPKGFYGFQWYKDGKLLEGETLETLEVKGEGEYKVSVKVDEKTLSRIVTAPLKVEKTTALKPGVREIARENSVGVANMAKSARRFDAQGRALKARGPSHQKIYTKR from the coding sequence ATGTTTGGGAAGATAGTTTTGGCTGCGGCCATGGTGTCATCTGCTATAGTTGTGCCTGCGTTTGCGGCGGGTAAGGTCGCTTGCGTTGGCAATAGCATCACGTATGGTTACGGGATTGAGTCCTGGCCGGACCAGACGAGTTATCCGCATCATTTGCAGGGGATGCTTCGCGAAAATGCGCCGAGCGATACGGTCGAGAATTTTGGCGTGAGCGGGCTTACGGTCCGCAAGGACGATCAGGCTTCGTATTGGAAGGGGTACCGCTTTGCGCCGGCAATTGAATTTGCGGCGGATACGGTTATCATCGAGTTGGGTACGAACGATTCGAAATCGTACACGACTTGGAATACTCCGGCGCAGGATGCTGCGGTGGACTCTGCGATTACGGCGGATTTTGAAGCGCTTATTGACACGTTCCAGGTGAAGTCGAAGCCGCATGTTTTTATTTGCTTGGCTCCTTATGTGAACAACATAGAATGGAATATCCTTGATACGGCTGTCGTAAAGCGCGTGAATCCGGCTATTTTGCGGGCTGGGCTTGAAAAGGGTGTGAACGTGATTGACTTGCATTCTCGTTTTAGCGCCCTTGAAAATCCGAGCTGGTATTTGGAAGATATGGTGCATCCGTCTGTTGAGGGCGCAAAGCACTTGGCCGAAATTGTGTATGCCCATTTGCAAATGGATACGTTGCATGTAACGCAGGACGGATCAACGCTCAAGGCTCCGAAGGGCTTCTATGGTTTCCAGTGGTACAAGGATGGGAAACTTCTTGAAGGTGAAACTCTTGAAACGCTTGAGGTTAAGGGTGAGGGCGAATACAAGGTTTCTGTGAAGGTGGACGAAAAGACGCTTTCGCGGATTGTGACGGCTCCGTTGAAAGTCGAAAAGACGACTGCCTTGAAGCCGGGTGTTCGTGAAATCGCTCGCGAAAACTCGGTGGGTGTAGCGAACATGGCTAAATCGGCGCGACGTTTTGACGCTCAAGGCCGCGCTCTGAAAGCTCGCGGACCATCGCACCAGAAAATCTACACTAAACGCTAG
- a CDS encoding TIGR02147 family protein — protein sequence MKSSAEKLQPEERLGSIPPKRMSVFEFDDYRAYLRHYFECAQALNRRYSLRSFSDKLGFSSKDFISRVMKGEKSLTPASIAKIVGGLQFDESEAAYFEAMVLFCQASNGDERENYKKRMEEITATYRFTQQMLLTRAYQYEVYSHWYYSAIRSIIGMIGFDGDYDALGARLMPPISGEQARQAVDLLERVGLIKKDAKGNWILNNPAISTGDKVIQQAFINYHKEFIDLAKESITNVPSTERNVSSVTLGISEASYKKIVKCINEFRKKISMIANEDEDGGRVFQMNIQIFPLSK from the coding sequence ATGAAATCCAGTGCAGAAAAATTGCAGCCTGAAGAGCGTCTCGGTTCAATCCCTCCGAAGCGCATGTCAGTTTTTGAATTTGATGATTACCGCGCTTATTTGCGGCACTATTTTGAGTGTGCGCAAGCCTTGAACCGCCGTTATTCGCTGCGGAGTTTTTCGGACAAGCTGGGATTTTCGTCCAAGGATTTTATTTCGCGTGTGATGAAGGGCGAAAAGAGCCTCACTCCGGCAAGCATTGCAAAAATTGTCGGTGGCTTGCAATTCGATGAAAGCGAGGCTGCATATTTCGAGGCGATGGTGCTTTTCTGCCAGGCGTCCAACGGCGATGAGCGTGAAAACTACAAGAAGCGCATGGAAGAAATCACGGCAACTTACCGTTTCACGCAGCAGATGCTTTTGACTCGTGCGTACCAGTATGAAGTTTATTCGCACTGGTATTATTCCGCGATCCGCTCAATTATCGGGATGATTGGTTTTGATGGCGATTACGATGCTCTCGGGGCGCGCTTGATGCCGCCGATTTCTGGAGAGCAAGCGCGGCAAGCGGTGGATTTGCTGGAACGCGTCGGGCTCATCAAGAAGGACGCCAAGGGCAACTGGATTTTGAACAATCCGGCGATTAGCACGGGCGACAAGGTCATCCAGCAGGCTTTTATCAATTACCACAAGGAATTTATTGATCTCGCGAAGGAGTCCATTACCAATGTTCCTTCGACCGAAAGGAACGTGAGCAGTGTGACTCTCGGCATTTCGGAGGCATCTTACAAGAAAATTGTCAAGTGCATCAATGAGTTCCGCAAAAAAATTTCTATGATTGCTAATGAGGACGAGGACGGTGGCCGCGTTTTCCAGATGAATATCCAGATTTTCCCGTTGTCCAAGTGA
- a CDS encoding LamG-like jellyroll fold domain-containing protein yields MKRNTRLAKSAVSALFALQALLAMVFLVSCSDNKVAGGNSSEVGSPELMGTLAYADGAQRPDFFRRASYARVYCVPADYDPAKEDSTSYYATTADSAGRFAFDNLPEGVYNLEAFYEDSDGETFAVRESGLKIAKDSAQSVNLGLNQSNDIKIYLQDTKDSVASLSIVGSTYKSTAKIITDGIVRYAIFTGVLASYYDSVQVSTSEGTNSIKAVLVENTDAKQAFYYDSSARTLEIPLNTSATGIDLRDTIEGFPLYVRLNDLNADDRKSLVKNLYSLKVYLEPASFWTTFKVVCGKDSIPTGLWVRLSTLYPQRETQKLVFAWNETDFIEEPSVTEACVVRDDAFGSALALIRAADPFTISDGFMAAWNFDEREIPDSIVKTSGDNPFMGRVTDVTAGDGIIGGAFVFNGKSSIIEIQESADYWGFALKDTSSFTASFWVNVEDTSTSRFIWGKSESEYHFKYQAGDSDRSSWMFKELDESDLDHWYEASIATAPETDYKQWVHFTVVKSGDSTAIYRNGELEETMVSRNHTDDKRTSDGSFVIGARKQSNGKVDRVFKGSLDELYFMDEAKSSEWARLMYLNQKPTGYWPK; encoded by the coding sequence ATGAAACGAAATACTCGATTGGCTAAATCGGCGGTTTCTGCATTGTTCGCGTTGCAGGCGTTGCTTGCAATGGTTTTCCTCGTATCTTGCTCTGACAACAAGGTGGCGGGCGGAAACAGCTCCGAAGTCGGTTCCCCAGAATTGATGGGAACGCTTGCTTATGCTGACGGAGCGCAAAGACCGGACTTTTTTAGGCGCGCCTCTTATGCTCGTGTTTACTGCGTGCCGGCGGATTATGACCCTGCAAAAGAAGATAGCACATCGTACTATGCGACTACTGCGGATTCTGCGGGGCGTTTCGCATTTGATAACTTGCCAGAGGGCGTTTATAACTTGGAAGCGTTTTATGAAGATTCGGATGGCGAAACATTTGCTGTTCGCGAATCTGGCCTGAAAATTGCGAAGGATTCTGCGCAATCTGTCAATTTGGGATTGAATCAAAGTAACGACATCAAGATTTATTTGCAAGATACCAAGGACTCGGTTGCTAGCCTTTCTATCGTGGGTTCAACGTACAAGTCAACCGCCAAGATTATAACAGATGGAATTGTTCGTTATGCGATTTTTACCGGTGTACTGGCATCGTACTATGATTCGGTGCAAGTGAGTACTTCGGAGGGCACTAATAGCATCAAGGCCGTTCTTGTTGAAAATACGGATGCAAAGCAGGCCTTTTACTATGATAGTTCTGCCCGCACTTTGGAAATCCCGCTCAATACATCGGCGACTGGCATAGACCTGCGCGATACTATTGAAGGGTTTCCGCTGTATGTCCGCTTGAACGATTTGAATGCGGATGACCGCAAGTCGCTTGTCAAGAATCTTTATTCGCTAAAAGTTTATTTAGAGCCAGCTTCGTTCTGGACAACATTCAAGGTCGTTTGTGGCAAGGACTCTATTCCGACGGGGCTGTGGGTTCGCTTGTCTACGCTTTACCCGCAACGGGAAACGCAAAAGCTCGTTTTCGCCTGGAATGAAACGGATTTTATTGAGGAACCTAGTGTGACGGAGGCTTGTGTCGTGAGAGACGATGCTTTCGGAAGTGCGCTTGCCTTGATTCGCGCCGCAGATCCGTTCACAATTTCGGATGGCTTTATGGCGGCGTGGAACTTTGACGAACGTGAAATTCCGGATTCGATAGTCAAAACTTCTGGCGATAATCCGTTCATGGGACGCGTCACTGACGTTACCGCAGGCGATGGAATTATTGGCGGAGCATTTGTATTTAACGGAAAATCTTCCATTATTGAAATTCAGGAATCCGCAGATTATTGGGGCTTTGCGTTGAAGGATACGTCTAGCTTTACGGCGTCTTTCTGGGTGAATGTTGAAGATACTTCGACATCTCGATTCATTTGGGGCAAGTCGGAGTCGGAATACCATTTCAAGTATCAAGCTGGCGATAGCGACCGTTCAAGCTGGATGTTCAAGGAACTCGATGAATCGGATTTGGATCATTGGTATGAGGCTAGCATCGCGACTGCGCCGGAAACCGATTACAAGCAGTGGGTTCATTTTACGGTCGTCAAGTCGGGCGATTCGACGGCGATATACAGGAACGGTGAACTTGAAGAAACTATGGTTAGCCGCAACCATACGGATGATAAGCGTACATCGGATGGCTCGTTTGTCATTGGCGCTCGCAAGCAATCCAACGGTAAGGTGGACCGAGTTTTCAAGGGTTCGCTTGATGAACTTTACTTTATGGATGAAGCGAAAAGTTCTGAATGGGCTAGGCTCATGTACCTGAACCAAAAGCCGACCGGCTACTGGCCAAAGTAA
- a CDS encoding ATP-dependent RecD-like DNA helicase: MQVKGSIKSITFHSQQNGFTVMRLNDIESKKVVVITGTFPALQPGETISVEGDWGSHPKYGKQFQATSFEYLATEDNDILEYLASGQFPGVGQKIAERIVEAFGDATADILDNNPDKFREVKIKGFPARKVEAFLARWQEARHSRETMLFLYKHEIVGSVAKRLWNKFGQATIERITQNPYMLCEEVWGIGFLKADEIAQKVGFPKDSPERFQAALLYTLQEASVSDGHVFLPKNVLLERTFRNLRLMQDDEGAINTLLDEFEKASECGRITREGDDCYFPPLYNAEQRIADNIKLRLRYNELSTEGFEDALAQWEREHKFSFDPIQKRAIQMALSRKISIITGGPGTGKTTILKGILYLARQMEECVSLTAPTGRAAKRMGECCGEKARTIHRLLEVDPISGKFHRDGDNKLQCNLLIVDEFSMVDTWLAASLLEATPLNARIVLVGDADQLPSVGAGNVLNDLLRCPKIPSTRLQHIFRQAGGNDIADKASKINQGISPSPIEGTNFHFLPYESADEAKDIIARLVTRGIKEKIDINTQEMQLLTPMRKGPLGIYELNNFLQDLLNPGKERIKIASGNWSTGDRVMQIRNNYDKNVFNGDVGIIYKIGKDTKKITVFYDDKTVDYEPDEADELILAYACTIHKSQGSEYPAVIVVLDSSHSIMLQRNLIYTAITRAKGHVWILSAPGAFYQAVRNNRSTRRYTRLTEKLD, from the coding sequence GTGCAAGTCAAAGGTTCAATCAAAAGCATCACGTTCCATAGCCAGCAAAATGGCTTTACCGTGATGCGTCTGAACGATATTGAAAGCAAGAAAGTCGTTGTCATCACGGGAACATTTCCCGCTTTGCAACCTGGCGAAACAATCTCTGTAGAAGGCGACTGGGGTTCGCATCCGAAATACGGAAAGCAATTCCAGGCGACTTCTTTTGAATACCTCGCCACCGAAGACAACGATATCCTTGAATACTTGGCAAGCGGTCAATTTCCGGGTGTGGGGCAAAAGATTGCCGAACGCATTGTGGAAGCTTTTGGCGATGCAACCGCCGACATTCTCGACAACAATCCAGACAAGTTCCGCGAAGTAAAAATCAAAGGCTTCCCCGCCCGCAAGGTGGAAGCTTTTTTGGCACGTTGGCAAGAAGCACGTCACAGCCGCGAAACAATGCTGTTCTTGTACAAGCACGAAATTGTCGGCAGTGTGGCAAAGCGCCTTTGGAACAAGTTCGGGCAAGCGACAATTGAACGCATCACACAGAACCCGTACATGCTCTGCGAAGAAGTCTGGGGCATCGGATTCTTGAAGGCCGACGAAATTGCGCAAAAAGTCGGATTCCCGAAAGACAGCCCCGAGCGTTTTCAGGCCGCATTGCTTTACACATTGCAAGAAGCGTCTGTGAGCGATGGGCACGTATTTTTGCCCAAGAACGTACTCCTGGAACGCACGTTCCGCAACTTGCGTTTAATGCAGGACGATGAAGGCGCCATCAACACGCTCCTCGACGAATTCGAAAAGGCAAGCGAATGCGGGCGCATCACGCGCGAAGGCGACGACTGCTATTTTCCGCCGCTTTACAATGCCGAGCAGCGCATCGCAGACAACATCAAGCTCCGTTTGCGATACAACGAGCTTTCAACGGAAGGCTTCGAAGACGCCCTGGCGCAGTGGGAACGCGAACACAAGTTCAGCTTTGACCCAATCCAAAAACGCGCTATCCAGATGGCGCTCTCGCGAAAGATATCCATCATCACAGGTGGACCAGGTACAGGCAAGACGACAATCCTTAAAGGGATTTTGTACCTCGCCCGCCAAATGGAAGAATGCGTAAGCCTCACCGCCCCAACGGGGCGCGCCGCCAAGCGCATGGGCGAATGCTGTGGCGAGAAAGCCCGCACAATCCACCGATTGCTCGAAGTGGACCCGATTTCGGGCAAGTTCCACCGCGATGGCGACAACAAGCTCCAATGCAATTTGCTCATCGTCGATGAATTCAGTATGGTCGATACGTGGCTTGCCGCCTCGCTCCTCGAAGCGACGCCACTCAACGCGCGAATCGTTCTCGTGGGCGATGCCGACCAGCTCCCCAGCGTGGGAGCTGGCAATGTGCTGAACGACTTGTTGCGTTGCCCCAAGATTCCGAGCACCCGCCTTCAGCACATTTTCCGCCAGGCCGGCGGAAACGACATCGCCGACAAAGCATCTAAAATCAATCAGGGCATTAGCCCCTCGCCCATCGAAGGAACGAACTTCCACTTTTTGCCCTACGAGTCGGCCGATGAAGCTAAAGACATCATCGCCCGCCTCGTCACGCGCGGCATCAAGGAAAAAATCGACATCAACACGCAAGAGATGCAACTCCTCACGCCGATGCGCAAAGGACCGCTCGGCATTTACGAACTGAACAACTTCTTGCAAGACCTCCTGAACCCCGGCAAGGAACGCATTAAAATTGCCAGCGGCAACTGGAGCACAGGCGACCGCGTGATGCAAATCCGCAACAACTACGACAAGAACGTGTTCAACGGAGACGTCGGCATCATCTACAAAATCGGGAAAGACACGAAAAAAATTACCGTCTTTTACGATGACAAGACCGTGGATTACGAGCCCGACGAAGCCGATGAACTTATCCTTGCGTACGCCTGCACCATCCACAAGAGCCAGGGTAGCGAATACCCCGCCGTCATCGTCGTGCTAGATTCAAGCCACAGCATCATGCTGCAGCGGAACCTCATCTACACCGCCATCACGCGTGCGAAAGGTCATGTGTGGATTTTGTCTGCACCGGGAGCGTTCTATCAAGCCGTGCGCAACAACCGCAGCACAAGACGATACACACGCCTCACCGAGAAGTTGGATTAG